In Saccharospirillaceae bacterium, the genomic window TGCCTGACAATAGTTCTGCCTTAACGAGTGGCACATACAGCAATTGTACAGTGACTGTTACAGACGCTGCGGGTAACAGCAGTACAGCATTAACTCTGAGTTCATTTGAAGTGGATACGGTATTACCGCTGGCACAAAGCTTTACTCGTAAAACTCCGGTTGCCGAAAATACTTCGGCTGATTCGCTAACCTGGCTGGTGACGTTTAGTAAGGATGTTACCGGAGTAGAGGCCAGCGATTTCGCAATATCCGCCTCTACCGCTTCTTTAGCCGTTTCACAGTTAACCGCAGCGACGTATGAGGTGACTGTCAGTGGCGGTGACTTGGCTGACTTCAACGGCGTTATCAGTCTGAACTTGAACAGCCCGACGATTGTCGATGCATTAGGCAACGCTTTGTCAGTTTCAGAACCTGCTGTCGATCAAACTTATAGAGTCACGAATGCCTTTGCTCCTGAAATTACCGAAGGTGTTTCGGTAACGGTAAATATGGATGAAGATGGCAGTCCTGCCGCTTTTGCTCTGACGTTAAATGCAACCGATGCAAATAACGATACATTAACCTGGAGCGTGCAGACGCAGGCGACCAAAGGTTCCGCATCGGTCTCTGGTACCGGCAACTCAAAAGCCATTAATTACTTACCGAATGCCAATGAAAATGGCAATGACAGCTTTGTTGTGCGTGTATCGGATGGATCGTTTACGGATGATATCACCGTCAACGTGACTATTGCTGCTGTTAACGATGCCGCGACGATTTCATTGTCAGGTGATGCGGCTGTTGGCCAGCAATTGACAGCAGCGATTACGGATACAGACGGTTTACCGGATTCTGGGATTACTTATCAGTGGTCGGCCGGAGGCGTAAGTATCCAATCGGCTACCGCCTCTAATTACACTCCGCAGGCTGCGGACATCGGCAAAACTCTGATGGTATCAGCCAGTTTTACCGATGCAGACGGATCCGCAGAGTCTGTGTCCAGTGCGGCAACTTCTGTTGTTATTTCGGCCGCTGATTATAGCCAGCAAGGGGCGTTGGCTACGATTTCTAAAACGGCTAATAAGGCTGTGGAACCTGCTCCCAGTGTTCAGAACTACCAGGATGCTGGTGTGAAACATGCCGATGCAGAAACGCTGCAACGTATTTTGCCAATTCTGAATCGCGCCGTGGCACACCAAGCTGCTGCTGAGGATGTGAATGAGTTAAGCGAAATTCAGGCTCTGCTTGATGTTGTATTACTGGGTCAGGACATTGATGCCGATGGCTTACCAGGAATTGTTGAAGGTGGCGCTGATAAAGACAGTGACAACGATGGTAGCGCCGATATGCGTGATAGCGACGCCGATAACGATGGCATCGCCGATGTGCTGGAATTATCGCTGGAAAAAACCGATACGGATAACGACGGTATCATCGATTGGTTTGATGCCGATACGGATAACGATGGCACCTTAAATAATTCAGAAACACGGGATGCAAACTACGATGGTGTTAATGATGCGCGCGATAGTCTGACTGAAATTATTGCCGCCAGCAATGCACTTGATGTGGACCGTGATGGTCAGATTAACTCTTTGGATCTTGATGCAGATAATGATGGCGTGTTCGATGTTATCGAAGCTGGCTTAACCGATAAAGATGAAAATGCTCTGCTGGATCAGGGGGCGAAGGTCATTACGGATGCAGGCTTATTAGCCGATACCAACGTTGATGGTACCGCCAACTTCCTGCAATTAAAGAGTGATGGCCAGCAGCGCGACTTTATCTCTGCTGATTTACCAGCCTCTCTGGATGCCGATAATGACGGTCGTTTAGATAGCCAGGCTGATCTTGATAACGATGGCCTGATGGATGTGGTGGATAACGCGATTGGTGCCTTTGGCTCTTACCGGGATATGGACAATGACGGTATTCCAAACCACCTCGATGAAGACGACGATAATGACGGCTTTTCAGACATTGAAGAAAACAATAATTCGGATGTGTTAAGCGGCAAAGATGCCGATGCCGATGGCATTGATGACGGTATCGATCACAGCGTTAACGGCACGATTACCGGCCAAGACAGCAATAATAATGGTATTCAGGACTCGCTGGAGTTGCCGGATACCGATGGTGATGGTATCGCCGACTACCTGGATAATGACAGTGACAATGATGGTGTCACCGATAACATCGATCCGTCCGTCAGTATTGAAACAGATATTGAAACCGGTGGTGCGTTAACGGTGCTCGGACTGATGCTGCTGTTTGCACTGATGATTGCTGCCAGACAGAAAAAGCGGCTGCTGATTTTGTCTGCGTTAGCATTCAGTACTGTCGGTCATAGTGATGAAATCCCGGAGAATCACTGGGATGTTTCATTTACAACCGGTTTAAGTTATCTGACGCCTAAGTTATTTAATGACCTGAAGCTGACTGACAAAACTGGCTTGAGTATGACTGCTGAAGTGGGTTATCAGTTCGCTAATGATTTACGTGCTAAAG contains:
- a CDS encoding Ig-like domain-containing protein, with the protein product MNKYVLSAAMSALMSMSTYAAVSPPGTDSYVGSSFANLFDTSQTETTNLETDSSVRLISVESSQFTASYSSAVITAVMTDTLQNDVNTTGQINPGDTLRYSATLSVASANATGIQFDIPVSALNTLVVGSVTTSQGSVVSGNAGGDSTVSVNVGDVNVGGTVTITFDVLVGVPTTDPATISKQGSVSGSNFATVVTDDPDTGLVSDATTVSFDGVAPRVYGIFRQSQNPTKSDQVTWTVNFNQTVVNVDTTDFVMSGTTATVTEITSVSSQSYLVRASGGNLASLMGTVTLGFAAGQDISDANGNPLSNLVVLGTNDNTYTLDNTGPEVTRVDVPPNGSYTAGQNLDFTVNYDEAVNVIGTPSLRVTIGSTWVIPIYQPALGSSTALVFRYTVATGDLDTDGVALTSTAISTNAGVLRDAAGNEASLILNNVSNATGVLVDAVAPLVSEVTPVASPGNDSTPDVVIFTNSDGTVAVSGSCGSLNEGAVSAGNNSITLTQSDNSSALADGTYANCSVIVTDAVGNSSTPLALTGFNVDTVAPIVSEVTAVVTPANDSMPDVTFSTSESGNLAVGGSCGSADEGAVSGGNHTITLTLPDNSSALTSGTYSNCTVTVTDAAGNSSTALTLSSFEVDTVLPLAQSFTRKTPVAENTSADSLTWLVTFSKDVTGVEASDFAISASTASLAVSQLTAATYEVTVSGGDLADFNGVISLNLNSPTIVDALGNALSVSEPAVDQTYRVTNAFAPEITEGVSVTVNMDEDGSPAAFALTLNATDANNDTLTWSVQTQATKGSASVSGTGNSKAINYLPNANENGNDSFVVRVSDGSFTDDITVNVTIAAVNDAATISLSGDAAVGQQLTAAITDTDGLPDSGITYQWSAGGVSIQSATASNYTPQAADIGKTLMVSASFTDADGSAESVSSAATSVVISAADYSQQGALATISKTANKAVEPAPSVQNYQDAGVKHADAETLQRILPILNRAVAHQAAAEDVNELSEIQALLDVVLLGQDIDADGLPGIVEGGADKDSDNDGSADMRDSDADNDGIADVLELSLEKTDTDNDGIIDWFDADTDNDGTLNNSETRDANYDGVNDARDSLTEIIAASNALDVDRDGQINSLDLDADNDGVFDVIEAGLTDKDENALLDQGAKVITDAGLLADTNVDGTANFLQLKSDGQQRDFISADLPASLDADNDGRLDSQADLDNDGLMDVVDNAIGAFGSYRDMDNDGIPNHLDEDDDNDGFSDIEENNNSDVLSGKDADADGIDDGIDHSVNGTITGQDSNNNGIQDSLELPDTDGDGIADYLDNDSDNDGVTDNIDPSVSIETDIETGGALTVLGLMLLFALMIAARQKKRLLILSALAFSTVGHSDEIPENHWDVSFTTGLSYLTPKLFNDLKLTDKTGLSMTAEVGYQFANDLRAKARYVDLGNAEINSAELNYKAYVAAVEYQYDINEKYQGYAAVGYGRLETSSGAGLNLDNSNPDHPYFNAGLRYHVIPTLSVVLDMNSYSPDAQEISFGFVGRF